The genomic DNA GCATCCGAGGCGGGGTTCGGCGGATCGGCATTGACCTCGCAGGTGACGATCGTGTGGCCGGCGCGCCGGGCATGGTCGAACAGATCCTCGTAGAGGCGCCGGGCATGGCCGCGGCCGCGCGCCTCGGCCGCTACAACCACCCGGTCGACATAGACGAAGCGCGGATAACGCTCGCGAAACCAGAGAAAATTCGGGCTGTCGTAGCGGGCGTTCTGATCGAAGCACATGATGAAGGCTTCGAGAGCACCGATGCGGCGCGTGTAGAAAGCCTGGCCGATAAGGAACGACAACCGCTCCGGCTCCAGCCAGGACAATTCGGCCGCATGTTCGTTGTTGAGGGCAAGGATGGCGGCCTCGGCAGCAGGCGAGACGCGTTCGATCGGCAGCCGATCCTTCGACATCGTTTCTTCCGGCATCAGGCCCTCGCGGCCGCGATGGTGGCCGCCACCTGGGTCTGGTCGGTCACCGTGGTGCGATATTCACGGTCGAGGTCGGTGCCACCCATG from Mesorhizobium sp. M1E.F.Ca.ET.045.02.1.1 includes the following:
- a CDS encoding GNAT family N-acetyltransferase, with the translated sequence MPEETMSKDRLPIERVSPAAEAAILALNNEHAAELSWLEPERLSFLIGQAFYTRRIGALEAFIMCFDQNARYDSPNFLWFRERYPRFVYVDRVVVAAEARGRGHARRLYEDLFDHARRAGHTIVTCEVNADPPNPASDAFHAALGFAEVGDAVIHGGKKSVRYYAKPITG